A stretch of Chitinophaga caeni DNA encodes these proteins:
- a CDS encoding STAS domain-containing protein — translation MIFKYDTKEKLVVFRLEEPAFNANLAEDFITAIHNLKDLDGRSLVLDMADVQSIDHPGIEAILAVYQEIYAKNLSCCLANLNSALTAQVNDAAGDQFINIVPTVSEAMDIVMMEEIERELGLDIDEGM, via the coding sequence ATGATTTTCAAATATGATACCAAAGAAAAATTAGTGGTATTTAGACTGGAAGAACCTGCTTTTAATGCTAATTTGGCAGAAGATTTTATTACAGCGATCCATAATCTGAAGGATCTCGATGGCCGCAGCCTCGTGCTAGATATGGCTGACGTTCAATCTATTGACCATCCAGGAATAGAAGCCATTTTAGCAGTCTACCAAGAAATATATGCTAAAAACTTATCATGTTGCCTTGCAAATCTTAACAGCGCTTTAACAGCGCAAGTAAATGATGCAGCGGGCGACCAGTTTATCAATATCGTACCGACCGTTTCGGAAGCCATGGACATCGTGATGATGGAGGAGATTGAAAGGGAGTTGGGACTGGATATCGATGAAGGCATGTAA
- a CDS encoding ATP-dependent Clp protease ATP-binding subunit has protein sequence MDQNFSPQVKEIITFSREEALRLGNDFIGTEHLLLGIIREGEGTAVKILQALNVDLYELRKEVELAIKDKTGKNIGNMNSLPLTRQAEKVIRVTVLEAKALKSPTVETEHLMLSILKNKENVCTQILQQFDVDYDTFKNELGFVKSADPKSEFDDPGEEEFEDERKSYASKSKQANAKSKTPVLDNFGRDITKLAESGSLDPIVGREQEIERVSQILSRRKKNNPILIGEPGVGKTAIVEGLALRIVQRKVSRVLFDKRVVSLDLAALVAGTKYRGQFEERMKAIMNELEKNRDVILFIDEIHTIVGAGGASGSLDASNIFKPALARGELQCIGASTLDEYRMYIEKDGALDRRFQKVMVEPPSVEETIQILNNIKPRYEEYHNVSYSDDAIEACVKLSDRYMTDRLLPDKAIDVLDEVGARVHLKNINVPQNILDLEKQIEDIKQEKNKVVKSQRFEEAAALRDTEKKLGEDLEKAKAVWEEEVKHKRYPIDEEAIAEVVSMMTGIPVKRMVQAETEKLRRMSEDLKGAVVGQEEAISKVTKAIQRNRVGLKDPKKPIGTFIFLGPTGVGKTELAKSLARYMFDSEDALIRIDMSEYMEKFSVSRLIGAPPGYVGYEEGGQLTEKVRRKPYSVILLDEIEKAHPDIYNLLLQVLDDGILTDGLGRKVDFKNTLIIMTSNIGVRQLKDFGAGVGFSTSAKSNSEEDNTKAVIEKALKRTFSPEFLNRIDDVIIFNALNKEHIYTIIDITMKGVLKRLQNLGFSLELTEEAKGFLAEKGYDQQFGARPLHRAIQKYLEDPLAEEILNMNIHNGDVLVADLDKENQKLIFSLKKDSSKSKSEKSSEA, from the coding sequence ATGGACCAGAATTTTTCACCACAAGTAAAGGAAATCATTACGTTCAGCAGGGAGGAAGCTTTACGGTTGGGCAATGATTTCATCGGTACGGAGCACTTGCTCCTGGGTATTATTCGCGAGGGTGAAGGTACGGCTGTGAAAATTCTACAGGCACTTAATGTAGATTTGTATGAGCTGCGCAAAGAGGTTGAATTGGCTATAAAAGACAAGACTGGAAAAAATATTGGCAACATGAACAGCTTGCCCTTAACAAGGCAGGCGGAAAAAGTAATTCGTGTTACCGTATTGGAAGCAAAAGCTCTGAAGAGTCCGACCGTGGAAACGGAACACCTGATGCTTTCTATCCTCAAGAATAAAGAAAACGTTTGTACTCAAATTTTACAACAGTTCGACGTGGATTACGATACCTTTAAAAATGAACTCGGATTTGTTAAATCCGCAGACCCGAAATCTGAATTTGATGATCCTGGCGAGGAAGAATTTGAAGATGAAAGAAAAAGTTACGCCTCGAAATCAAAACAAGCGAACGCGAAATCTAAAACACCCGTTTTGGACAACTTCGGTAGGGATATTACCAAGCTGGCCGAAAGCGGCAGCCTCGACCCCATCGTGGGCCGCGAGCAAGAGATAGAACGCGTTTCACAGATATTATCAAGACGTAAAAAGAACAACCCGATCCTCATCGGGGAACCCGGCGTTGGTAAAACAGCCATCGTGGAAGGCCTCGCCCTCAGGATCGTGCAACGCAAAGTTTCCCGCGTATTGTTCGACAAGCGCGTAGTAAGCCTCGACCTTGCAGCATTGGTAGCCGGTACCAAGTACCGCGGCCAATTCGAAGAAAGGATGAAGGCAATCATGAACGAATTGGAAAAAAATAGGGACGTGATCTTGTTTATCGACGAGATTCACACCATCGTGGGCGCGGGTGGCGCTTCCGGTTCACTGGACGCTTCCAATATCTTCAAGCCGGCTTTAGCGCGCGGCGAATTACAATGTATCGGCGCTTCCACCCTCGATGAATACAGGATGTACATCGAGAAAGACGGCGCTTTAGATCGCCGCTTCCAAAAAGTAATGGTAGAACCACCTAGTGTAGAAGAAACCATTCAAATTCTTAATAACATCAAACCCCGTTACGAGGAGTACCATAACGTAAGTTATTCTGATGATGCAATCGAAGCCTGCGTGAAATTGAGCGATCGTTATATGACGGATCGCCTGTTGCCCGACAAAGCCATCGACGTATTGGATGAAGTGGGTGCCAGGGTTCACTTGAAAAATATCAACGTCCCTCAAAATATCCTCGACCTCGAAAAACAGATCGAAGATATCAAGCAGGAAAAAAATAAAGTAGTGAAGAGCCAACGCTTTGAAGAAGCCGCCGCACTCCGTGATACGGAGAAAAAACTCGGCGAGGATCTCGAAAAAGCGAAAGCAGTATGGGAAGAAGAAGTGAAACACAAACGCTACCCGATCGATGAAGAAGCCATCGCGGAAGTTGTCAGTATGATGACCGGTATCCCTGTGAAACGCATGGTACAGGCTGAAACTGAGAAATTACGCCGCATGAGTGAAGATCTGAAAGGCGCCGTTGTGGGACAAGAAGAGGCAATCAGCAAAGTAACCAAGGCCATCCAGAGAAACCGTGTAGGTTTGAAGGATCCGAAGAAACCAATCGGTACTTTCATCTTCCTGGGTCCTACAGGAGTGGGTAAAACAGAGTTGGCCAAATCATTGGCCCGCTACATGTTCGATTCGGAAGATGCTTTAATACGCATCGATATGTCTGAATACATGGAGAAATTCTCTGTAAGCCGTTTGATCGGTGCGCCTCCGGGATATGTTGGTTACGAAGAAGGTGGACAGTTGACTGAAAAAGTTCGCCGTAAACCTTATTCCGTAATCCTGCTGGATGAAATCGAGAAAGCTCACCCGGACATCTACAACCTGTTGTTGCAAGTGCTGGATGACGGTATCTTGACAGACGGATTGGGTCGTAAAGTAGACTTCAAAAATACCTTGATCATTATGACTTCAAACATCGGTGTACGCCAGTTGAAAGATTTTGGCGCCGGTGTAGGGTTCAGCACATCCGCGAAATCTAACAGCGAAGAAGATAATACCAAGGCAGTGATTGAGAAAGCGCTCAAACGTACCTTCTCCCCCGAGTTCTTGAACCGTATCGACGATGTGATCATCTTCAATGCCCTGAACAAAGAACACATCTACACGATCATCGATATCACGATGAAAGGCGTGTTGAAACGTCTTCAAAACCTGGGCTTCAGCTTAGAGTTAACGGAAGAAGCGAAAGGTTTCTTGGCAGAGAAAGGATATGACCAACAATTTGGTGCGCGTCCATTACACAGGGCGATCCAAAAATACTTGGAAGATCCGTTAGCCGAAGAAATCCTCAACATGAATATTCACAATGGTGACGTGTTGGTGGCTGATCTTGACAAGGAAAATCAGAAATTGATTTTCAGTTTGAAGAAAGATTCATCTAAAAGCAAGTCTGAGAAATCATCTGAGGCGTAA
- a CDS encoding DUF4920 domain-containing protein — translation MNKFIAICCLLVCSAFIVNAQPPKGNAKAGSTYGAGAKADNAIAIAELPSKLPNDEAEVNVKVKAKVLDVCPKKGCWMKLAINDSTTAFVKMKDYSFFVPLAIKGKTIVLDGLAYTEVTSVEELRHYAEDAKKPQSEIDAITQPKRQIRITADGILVVE, via the coding sequence ATGAACAAGTTTATTGCGATCTGTTGCTTGCTCGTTTGTAGTGCGTTTATAGTAAATGCGCAACCCCCCAAGGGAAATGCCAAAGCCGGCAGTACCTATGGAGCAGGAGCTAAAGCCGATAATGCTATTGCTATCGCTGAATTGCCTTCTAAATTGCCCAATGATGAAGCAGAAGTAAATGTTAAAGTAAAAGCTAAGGTATTGGATGTTTGTCCGAAAAAAGGTTGCTGGATGAAATTAGCGATCAATGATTCTACTACGGCTTTTGTAAAGATGAAGGATTATAGCTTCTTTGTTCCCCTGGCTATCAAAGGAAAAACAATCGTATTGGATGGTTTAGCATATACCGAAGTGACCAGCGTGGAAGAGCTTCGCCATTACGCGGAAGATGCTAAGAAACCGCAGTCAGAAATCGATGCCATCACCCAACCTAAACGCCAGATACGCATTACGGCAGATGGAATACTGGTTGTAGAATAA
- a CDS encoding cytochrome-c peroxidase — protein MKRIFWILSALAVIVFASSLVNSVSLPTINHNDSLRALYEKPVSEWPKPDIDSGVIYEELAALPKDSSYILGERNPVVQLGKMLFFDPRLSSSNQISCSSCHDPDLTWTDGRKVSLGHDHLQGTRNTLSLLNVFIQKSLFWDGRAESLESQAINPIATHHEMNMEPPKLPYKLSKIPGYVKLFEKAYGDDRITVDRIVTAISEFERTIRSKKSRFDYFVEGKFNRMTDLEIRGLHLFRTKARCMNCHNGTYFTDREFHNIGLTYYGRKYEDLGLYNVTREATDVGKFRTPSLRDVMHTRPWMHNGLFDNMEGILNIYNSGMGADLIKPKGDQVKDPLFPKTDPLLKKLNLTSEDKEALLAFLNAITGTPYKMPRPELPK, from the coding sequence ATGAAAAGGATTTTCTGGATATTGTCGGCTTTAGCAGTGATCGTTTTTGCATCTTCGCTTGTAAATAGTGTCTCTTTGCCAACTATCAATCATAATGATAGCCTGAGGGCTTTATATGAAAAACCAGTGTCGGAATGGCCCAAACCTGACATCGACAGCGGTGTCATATATGAAGAGCTCGCGGCTTTGCCCAAGGATTCCAGCTATATCCTGGGAGAACGGAACCCTGTAGTGCAGTTGGGGAAAATGTTGTTCTTCGACCCCAGGTTGTCCAGCTCTAACCAGATTTCCTGCAGCAGTTGCCATGACCCCGATCTCACCTGGACAGATGGTCGCAAGGTTTCTTTGGGGCATGACCACCTACAGGGAACACGCAATACGCTTTCTTTATTAAACGTATTTATCCAAAAATCACTCTTCTGGGATGGTCGGGCAGAGAGCTTGGAAAGCCAGGCAATCAACCCCATAGCGACCCATCACGAGATGAATATGGAACCTCCGAAGTTGCCATATAAATTGTCAAAAATTCCCGGCTACGTGAAGCTGTTCGAAAAAGCTTACGGCGATGATAGAATCACGGTAGATCGCATCGTGACGGCCATCTCTGAATTTGAAAGAACCATCCGTAGTAAGAAAAGTCGCTTCGATTATTTCGTGGAAGGGAAGTTCAACCGTATGACCGATTTGGAAATCAGGGGCCTGCACCTTTTCAGGACGAAGGCACGCTGTATGAATTGCCATAACGGAACCTATTTTACGGACCGGGAGTTCCATAATATCGGTCTTACGTATTACGGCCGGAAATATGAAGACCTGGGATTGTACAATGTGACCCGTGAAGCTACCGATGTAGGCAAATTCCGTACTCCATCCCTGCGGGATGTGATGCATACACGTCCATGGATGCACAACGGATTATTTGATAACATGGAGGGCATCCTAAACATTTACAATAGTGGTATGGGGGCAGATCTCATCAAGCCGAAGGGTGACCAGGTAAAGGATCCTTTATTTCCAAAAACTGACCCCTTATTGAAGAAATTAAACTTAACTTCGGAAGACAAAGAAGCGCTCCTGGCATTTTTAAATGCAATTACGGGTACGCCTTATAAAATGCCCAGGCCGGAGTTGCCCAAATAG
- a CDS encoding GIY-YIG nuclease family protein, translating into MNWYVHVIVSLQDGTFYKGITQDFHRRLEEYNSKQSTVFKSTVEIMLC; encoded by the coding sequence ATGAACTGGTACGTTCATGTGATAGTAAGCCTTCAAGATGGAACATTCTACAAGGGCATCACTCAAGACTTTCACCGCAGGTTAGAAGAATATAATTCCAAGCAATCGACCGTCTTCAAAAGTACCGTGGAAATTATGCTATGTTGA
- a CDS encoding NUDIX hydrolase, with protein MKIILTILFLLGSAQFIFAQDTAKTSPKQHETIKKADNYTIQRLIIYKNKQILLEKGWNGWMTPALRSNENQSLKEGLDSLAKAIGLTVKIVKLSGVYSYKFKNLPDHKEVSYRTHYTAKYVSGEVIQPKEPGREYKWFDISDVVDKISNEALKKETEQILKYPETLWGGSFLHTFKDGEFESVIMTEDFYPLSDNK; from the coding sequence ATGAAAATTATTTTGACAATTTTGTTTCTTTTGGGAAGTGCACAGTTCATTTTTGCTCAAGACACGGCAAAAACATCACCGAAACAACATGAGACGATTAAAAAAGCAGACAATTACACCATTCAACGACTTATCATTTATAAGAACAAACAAATTTTGTTAGAAAAAGGATGGAACGGTTGGATGACCCCGGCTTTACGCTCAAACGAAAATCAGTCATTAAAAGAAGGCTTGGATAGTTTAGCGAAAGCTATTGGGCTTACCGTTAAAATAGTAAAACTCTCGGGGGTTTATTCGTATAAGTTTAAGAACTTACCGGACCATAAAGAAGTTTCTTACAGAACACATTACACGGCAAAATATGTTAGTGGAGAAGTGATTCAGCCCAAAGAACCCGGGAGAGAATATAAATGGTTTGACATAAGCGATGTTGTTGATAAGATTAGCAATGAAGCGCTAAAAAAAGAAACTGAACAAATTTTAAAGTATCCAGAAACACTTTGGGGAGGTTCATTTTTGCATACTTTCAAAGATGGAGAATTTGAAAGCGTTATCATGACAGAAGACTTTTATCCACTCAGCGACAATAAATAA
- a CDS encoding serine hydrolase domain-containing protein, which translates to MKKIFVLCIVQTLLCATCIAQTPNEKTDRYLITQMKQRQIPGLQIAVIKGTRVVFSASKGVADVAFNIPVSDSTIFSINSISKIFAGVALMQLVEEGKVQLDDPIGRHVDSLPQSWRSITLKQLMGHVSGLPDVEDDRTGGLIGGRGEDSAWKLVQRLPLLAKPGETFNYMATNYLLIQKVIEKYSRLPYEKWIHQNQFQPVDMKHTIFANSEEVVSNKAPSYCYYFLDPVSGEYHLGEKLLQLHEDFPLMMRTDAGIFSTVEEMARWVIALREGRLLKNPESLETLWAPVKLNNGKTEGFGGIFTGFSLGWSVIGRREHPGVVGIGGGRAAVVVYPKDDIAIIILTNLSGCAPEEMADTIAKYYL; encoded by the coding sequence ATGAAAAAAATATTTGTTCTCTGCATTGTCCAAACACTTTTGTGCGCAACCTGCATTGCTCAGACTCCAAATGAAAAGACTGATCGCTACCTGATAACACAGATGAAACAGCGGCAGATTCCCGGTTTACAAATTGCAGTAATAAAAGGAACCCGCGTGGTTTTCTCAGCTTCAAAAGGAGTTGCTGATGTGGCTTTCAATATTCCAGTAAGCGATAGCACCATTTTTTCGATTAATTCCATTTCAAAGATCTTTGCTGGCGTGGCATTAATGCAACTGGTCGAGGAGGGCAAAGTTCAGCTTGATGATCCTATAGGGCGCCACGTAGACAGCCTGCCTCAAAGCTGGCGGAGTATTACACTTAAACAACTGATGGGGCATGTATCCGGTCTGCCAGATGTAGAAGATGATCGCACTGGTGGGCTAATAGGCGGTCGTGGCGAAGATAGCGCCTGGAAACTGGTACAACGCTTGCCGCTCTTGGCTAAACCGGGGGAAACATTCAACTACATGGCAACGAACTATCTTCTGATCCAGAAGGTGATCGAAAAATATAGCAGGCTTCCTTATGAAAAGTGGATTCATCAAAATCAATTTCAGCCTGTAGATATGAAACATACCATTTTTGCCAATTCAGAAGAAGTGGTGAGTAATAAAGCTCCCAGTTACTGCTATTATTTCCTGGACCCGGTAAGTGGAGAGTATCATCTAGGCGAGAAACTACTGCAACTCCACGAAGATTTTCCACTTATGATGCGCACTGATGCGGGCATCTTCAGTACGGTCGAAGAGATGGCCCGTTGGGTGATAGCTTTGAGGGAAGGGCGGTTGCTAAAAAATCCCGAAAGTCTTGAGACCCTATGGGCACCTGTAAAACTGAATAATGGGAAAACGGAAGGATTCGGGGGGATTTTCACAGGCTTTTCTTTGGGATGGTCGGTCATTGGACGGAGAGAACATCCAGGGGTGGTCGGCATCGGTGGTGGCCGGGCAGCAGTTGTCGTTTATCCCAAGGATGATATCGCCATAATTATCCTGACCAATTTAAGTGGTTGCGCCCCCGAAGAAATGGCAGATACTATTGCGAAATACTATTTATAA